A genomic window from Gossypium hirsutum isolate 1008001.06 chromosome D10, Gossypium_hirsutum_v2.1, whole genome shotgun sequence includes:
- the LOC107914599 gene encoding (-)-isopiperitenone reductase isoform X2: protein MESKLVDQFHFSSTVSLHSSNRWWSGDTVAVVTGANKGIGLAVVKRFAELGLTVVLTARDEERGKKATEKLREEGLGNVRFFALDVSKAASIKTFVSWVETTFGGLDILVNNAGVSFNDIHENSVEFAETVIKTNFHGPKLLTESLLPLFRLSPSISRILSISSRLGSINKERLSEEEIEGVVKMFLGDVKEGRWEREGWPQIWTDYSVSKLALNAYSRVLAKRFEGGRLSVNCFCPGYTQTSMTRGQGTHTPDAAGEVAVSLALLPPHDLPTGHFFLGFGPYNQSRL, encoded by the exons ATGGAATCAAAACTAGTTGATCAGTTCCATTTCTCGTCTACTGTTTCCCTCCATTCATCAAATAG ATGGTGGAGCGGAGACACGGTTGCGGTGGTGACCGGAGCTAACAAAGGTATAGGTCTGGCGGTGGTGAAGCGATTTGCAGAGCTGGGATTAACGGTGGTATTGACGGCGAGGGATGAGGAAAGAGGGAAGAAAGCTACCGAGAAATTGAGGGAAGAAGGGCTTGGTAATGTGCGGTTTTTTGCGCTGGATGTTTCCAAGGCTGCTTCCATTAAAACCTTTGTGTCGTGGGTGGAAACAACATTTGGAGGACTGGATATTCTT GTGAACAATGCAGGTGTTTCCTTCAACGATATCCACGAGAACTCAGTGGAGTTCGCAGAGACAGTAATAAAAACCAATTTTCATGGACCCAAGTTACTCACTGAGTCACTCTTGCCGTTGTTTCGCCTTTCGCCTTCTATAAGTCGTATACTTAGCATTAGCTCCAGGCTTGGCTCCATTAAT AAGGAGAGGCTATCGGAAGAAGAAATAGAGGGCGTAGTAAAAATGTTTCTTGGAGACGTGAAGGAAGGGAGATGGGAAAGGGAAGGGTGGCCGCAAATATGGACAGATTATTCAGTGTCAAAGCTGGCATTGAACGCTTACTCTAGGGTTTTGGCGAAGCGATTTGAAGGAGGAAGATTAAGTGTTAACTGCTTTTGCCCCGGCTACACTCAAACATCCATGACACGTGGGCAAGGCACTCACACCCCTGATGCCGCCGGTGAAGTTGCCGTCAGCTTGGCCTTGCTTCCTCCGCATGACTTGCCCACTGGTCACTTCTTTCTAGGATTTGGACCTTATAATCAATCTAGACTATAA
- the LOC121222050 gene encoding putative lipid-binding protein AIR1B: protein MLSFILFLTLYLYTVKVFNGFLLFWTFFLAVAAQADPQIIDPNPNPNTPTPTPSARGRCPRDALKLGVCANVFNLVNVIVGSPPVMPCCSLLNGLVDLEAAACLCTAIRANILGINLNIPVSLSLLLNVCSRNVPTGFQC, encoded by the exons ATGTTAAGTTTTATTCTTTTCCTTACACTGTATTTATATACGGTCAAGGTCTTCAATGGGTTTCTGCTTTTCTGGACTTTCTTCCTTGCAGTTGCA GCTCAGGCAGATCCACAAATTATTGATCCAAACCCAAACCCCAACACCCCCACCCCTACTCCATCCGCACGAGGCAGGTGCCCTAGAGATGCCCTCAAATTAGGTGTATGTGCCAACGTGTTTAACTTAGTCAATGTCATCGTTGGTTCACCTCCAGTGATGCCATGCTGTTCCCTTCTCAATGGCCTTGTCGACCTCGAAGCTGCTGCTTGCCTTTGCACTGCTATTAGAGCTAACATCTTAGGCATCAACCTTAACATCCCTGTTTCTCTTAGCTTGCTCCTCAACGTTTGTTCAAGGAATGTTCCAACTGGGTTTCAATGCTAA
- the LOC107914599 gene encoding (+)-neomenthol dehydrogenase isoform X1 has translation MESKLVDQFHFSSTVSLHSSNRWWSGDTVAVVTGANKGIGLAVVKRFAELGLTVVLTARDEERGKKATEKLREEGLGNVRFFALDVSKAASIKTFVSWVETTFGGLDILVNNAGVSFNDIHENSVEFAETVIKTNFHGPKLLTESLLPLFRLSPSISRILSISSRLGSINKVRNHNIKETLQKERLSEEEIEGVVKMFLGDVKEGRWEREGWPQIWTDYSVSKLALNAYSRVLAKRFEGGRLSVNCFCPGYTQTSMTRGQGTHTPDAAGEVAVSLALLPPHDLPTGHFFLGFGPYNQSRL, from the exons ATGGAATCAAAACTAGTTGATCAGTTCCATTTCTCGTCTACTGTTTCCCTCCATTCATCAAATAG ATGGTGGAGCGGAGACACGGTTGCGGTGGTGACCGGAGCTAACAAAGGTATAGGTCTGGCGGTGGTGAAGCGATTTGCAGAGCTGGGATTAACGGTGGTATTGACGGCGAGGGATGAGGAAAGAGGGAAGAAAGCTACCGAGAAATTGAGGGAAGAAGGGCTTGGTAATGTGCGGTTTTTTGCGCTGGATGTTTCCAAGGCTGCTTCCATTAAAACCTTTGTGTCGTGGGTGGAAACAACATTTGGAGGACTGGATATTCTT GTGAACAATGCAGGTGTTTCCTTCAACGATATCCACGAGAACTCAGTGGAGTTCGCAGAGACAGTAATAAAAACCAATTTTCATGGACCCAAGTTACTCACTGAGTCACTCTTGCCGTTGTTTCGCCTTTCGCCTTCTATAAGTCGTATACTTAGCATTAGCTCCAGGCTTGGCTCCATTAAT AAAGTGAGAAACCATAATATAAAAGAAACTCTACAGAAGGAGAGGCTATCGGAAGAAGAAATAGAGGGCGTAGTAAAAATGTTTCTTGGAGACGTGAAGGAAGGGAGATGGGAAAGGGAAGGGTGGCCGCAAATATGGACAGATTATTCAGTGTCAAAGCTGGCATTGAACGCTTACTCTAGGGTTTTGGCGAAGCGATTTGAAGGAGGAAGATTAAGTGTTAACTGCTTTTGCCCCGGCTACACTCAAACATCCATGACACGTGGGCAAGGCACTCACACCCCTGATGCCGCCGGTGAAGTTGCCGTCAGCTTGGCCTTGCTTCCTCCGCATGACTTGCCCACTGGTCACTTCTTTCTAGGATTTGGACCTTATAATCAATCTAGACTATAA